CCAGGTTTAACTTCAAGTTGAGGAGTTATTATATTCCCTAAGACTCTACCTGTTTCTGTTAATTTTACTGATTCTTGGGCTTCAATTCCACCTATAACAATACCTGATACTATTACGCTTTTTGCTCTAAGAACATCTGTTTTAACTTTTCCTGTTTCGCCTATAAGAATCTGCTCATTAGTTGATATTTCTCCTTCAAACTTACCGTCAATTTGAACGGATCCATTCACAAAAAATCTACCTTGAAATACAGAGCCTTCACCTATGATGCTGTTTATTATACCTTCTTGTTTTGGTGGCATATTTACTCCTCCGTAAAATTAAAAGTTACCCACGATAGAGGTCGGTAGAGGACATGGTATAGGCCCATACCTAAAACCATAGGGACGCAGGTAGTACTTCTGTTTATTCTCTTAGATACTAAGTTGTATCTAGAGAATCCTACATCCGTACCCCAATATAGTCCCTAAACTTTCTATACGAAAGCCCCGTTTTTGTTCCTCCCCATTCTCCTCTATCATAGGCTCTATTATTTTAATTAATTTATTGCTTTTATTACAATCAAATACAAATTATACCAGAGTAACGTTGATGAGTTGACTGAGTTTTTTCGTGTGTGTCTATATTTCATGGAAATTTTATTTGGTTTTTAGCTTATTCATTATAAGCAAAGGGATTACACATTAAGTTGGTTTACCTGGGATTTTTGAGTTATTTTATCTTTTAGTTGATTTTAGGTTTTGTTTGAAATCTTTAGAACTCAAACTCTTTTTTAGTTTTTTCTCTAATGTTTTCTTTGTAGTATTTTGATATTGTTGCTCTTGTAATACTTGTTAGTTCATCAGGTGGAAACATTGATAATAAATTCCATCCGATTTCAAGACTCTCTTCTATGGTTCTTCTTTCGGTGAATTTTTGTCCTATTAACTTCTGTTCAAACAAGTTTCCAAATTTGAGTATTAATTTTTCTCTAGGTCCCAACTCTTCTTCACCTACAATTGATGCTATGTTTCTTACTTCTTTAACTCTAGCATATAGTGCATATAATTGGTTTGATACACTTGCATGATCATCTCTTGTTTTTTCTTCACCTATACCTTCTTTCATAAGTCTTGATAGCGATGGTAAAACATCAACAGGTGGATATATTCCTTTATTATGTAATTCTCTTGATAGCACTATTTGTCCTTCTGTTATGTAACCAGTTAAGTCTGGGATTGGGTGTGTTATATCATCATTTGGCATTGACAGTATAGGAATTTGAGTTATAGATCCTTCAGCTCCTTTTACTCTACCTGCCCTTTCATATATTGTTGCTAGATCACTGTACATGTATCCAGGAAAACCTTTTCTTGCTGGTATTTCTCCTAATGCTGTTGCTACTTCTCTTAACGCTTCTGCGTAATTTGTTATATCTGTTAATATGACTACTATGTGCATATTTTTTTCGAATGCCAAAAATTCTGCAACTGTTAGTGCAACTCTGGGGGTTATTAATCTTTCTATTGGTGGATCATTAGCTAGATTTAGAAACAGAATAGTGTTGTTGATTGCCCCTGTTTCTTCGAAGACTTTTTTGAAGAAGTAAGCATCATCGTACTTTACTCCCATAGCTGCAAAGACTACACCGAAATTTTCTTTAGTAGCTCCTTTTATCTTAACCTGGGATGCTATTTGTGCTGCTAACTCGTTGTGAGGTAGTCCTGCTGCTGAGAAAATTGGTAATTTTTGACCTCTTACTAACGAGTTCATTAAATCTATTGAGGATATACCTGTTTCTGCAAAATCTCTTGGGTATCTTCTCATGAATGGATTTATTGGAAGCCCATTTACATCTCTTATATCTTCATAGTCAGTTTCTACAAATCCATCTATTGGTACTCCTGCTCCATTATATATTCTGCCTAACATTCTTTTAGAGACACCAATTCTCAAAGGCGTTGCTTTAAACCTTACTTTTACTTTCTCTTTGTTTATTCCAAAAGTACCTTCGAAAACCTGTAATGTGATTGCTCTTTCACCAGATTTTAGTACTTTGGCATGTCTGATTTCACCTGTTTCGAGTTCTATCTCTGCTACTTCGTCATAACCTACATCTGGTACGTTTTCTAAAACCATAAGAGGCCCTTTTATTTCTTTTGCTCCTTCGACAACTTTTTCGGGTATAAACAAATCCATAAAAACACCCCTTCTAGTATAAATATGTATGAACTATACTTAACATTTCAAGCTATAGCTTTGGAGTGGAAGAATTATTTTATGTATTTTTGAGTAATTGATTTGTAGGTTTAAAATAGTATTATGGATACCAAGTTGGTCAAAATTTTGAACGTAATAGGAGATTTTGTTATAGTAAATGTTAATGGTGAAAAGTTCAAGGCCAAAGTTGAAGGTAGAGTTCCTTCGGATTTGTTTTTAGGTAAGATAACTAAAGAAAAGGATAAAATTGTAATTAAGGTAGTTGATGATATTATTTCCAAAGATCTTGGAAGGATCCTTGAGCAAGTTAATGTACCTAAATCTCCAAAAAACTACTTACTTACTAAAATTCTTATGACTTTTAACATTCCTATTACATCTGAAATATATGAACTCTTTAATGAATTTAACTTACCGTTTTTAATCTCTTCAATAATCTTAAAAGGTAATGATAGTATTAAATCGACTAGGAAGCAACTTATTCTTGCAGAGGTTTTGTACGAAGAATTAGGTAAAAAATTTGATGATACCGAATTTAGTTTGTTTGTAAGTTGTTTTATTTCTGATTATTCTAAGATATACATTTTTACCGATAGCGAGAATAGAAGATGGTTTTCATATTTTGAGCTTGAAGAGGATATAGTAAGAAAATTTATTTTGTCTACTACAATAGATAATGTTGATGTTTTAGTCGTTTTTGAAAGAATGTTGAATAGGTATAATGTTGTTATCAACCTTTTTACTGATAAGAGGATACATATAGAGGATGTTGATGTACTTAAATCAAAACTTGAGAGTATAGGATTTAAACCGATGAATATAGATATAGAAATTTTTGGAGGAAGTTAATGAAGAAAGCAGTTGCCTTGAAATATGAACCTTCTGAGATGTCTGCTCCGCAAGTTATATCAAAAGGAGTAGGTATACTTGCTGATAAGATAATAGAGATTGCACAAGAGCACAATATACCAATTATTAAGTCTGAGGTTGTTGAACCTCTTATGTCTATAAAGATAAGATCTGAAATTCCACCAGAACTATACCAGGCAATAGCTGAAATTATTGCCTATGTATATAAACTTGTTAGGGATAATCATAAAGGAGCCTAGATGAAAAATAGTCCCCAGGGGGATAGCTGGGGACTGGACTGGGGGTGTATCTATAGTTTTAAATTTCACCTAATAAATAATTTAATACCAATTATTCTAGTTTTCAATTTTTTTATTGTTTCTATGATATACTATTTGGACTCTATTTTAGGTTTATCTACTTTATCTTTCTTAGTACTACTATTGGAGGTAGTAGTTTTCTTATAGTTTCACCAAAGGTAGTAGAAGATATATAATCTTCCATTACTCTACTTGAGATTGAGAATGTTGAGTTATTTATAGGATCTTCGTATGAAGTAATATAACTTCCTTCAGTTTTTGAATTTTTAAGTTCTCCTGTCAGTATTGTTGTTCCAAAAATCCATTTACTTCTCTCGTTTGACACATCATCAACTCTTGGGGTACCTACTTTGTATATGCCATCTAATTTTGAAACTATTATTACATTTCTTAAGATTTCTACATATTCTTTTAAAAAAATTCCCTTTGATGATATTATGACGAGGGTTTTAGGATTTGGTATATTGTTTATGTTGTCAATGTAGATATTTTCTTTTGATATAACTATTACAGGTTCGTTAGGGCTACCCTTAACAACAATTGGTAAGTATGAGAATATAATGCCGTTTTTGGGAAGATTTTGTATTCTATCAAAGTCTATTAGTACTGCTTTTTCTGCTTTGTCGGTGAATAAATAGGTACCATTTTTGGGTAATCCTTTCTTTATGTAAATTTTAGGTATTTTATGTAGTACTACTATTTCTTTGTCTTTTTCAGGTGCTACTGGTAGTATTATTTCGAAATTCTCAACAAAGAATCCTTTTAATTCAGTATCGCCAACAAAAACTTTTTGAGGGGTTATGTTTGAAGGTATTCTAAATCTACTTTTCTTACCATCTCCTCTACCTATAGTACTGTAATATTTATTCTTTATGTCAGAAGAGTTGATAACTATTTCATCTCCTTCAATTGAAATTTCATTACCTAATAGATTTTGGTTTGTTTTATCAAAGTATATACCCAATATAGGTCTATGTTTACTTACTATTCTCATTGTACTTGAGTTTAGTTTTATTCTGAAAGGTTTGGAGAAAGAGTCTGGTGATATTGGTACATCTACTGGTTGAGTGTTGAATGATAAATAACCATTTTCTATGTTTAAAAATTTTTTTGTTATCTCTCCTCTCGATCCAAAAGTATCTGCATTTTCGAAAAGGTTTATGCTCTTGGGCTTTGTTTCTGAAAAATAAATATTGTCAATTTCTTTTGATAGTTTGATTTTGGGTGAACTATAGTATAGGTTACCTAAGAATTCTTTTTCTGATATTAAAGGATTTACTATTTCTTCAACTTCTCCTTCGTATTTTCTTACAATCCAATCTTTATCAGCTAAACTTTCTGCTATCTTTATGATATTATCAATTTGAATGTTTATATCTACTTGATTTACTACTCTGGTTTGATATTTGATGTTAAGTCTTAAAGAAGGTGTTTCTGGCGAAATTTCTGCAGATGATATATATGAGTTTACTGAGATGTTTGTACTATTTGAAAATAATGGAGGATAAGTGTATGCAAAAAGTACTTCTGAGGGTTGTTTGCCTATGCTTTTTATGAAACAGTAGCCCCAGAATACACATCTTGTGTTTGTTCTCAGAGTCATATTATCAGTTAGTATGTAAGCAAAATCGGTTGGTAGTATTGCATAAAAGTTGATTTTTCTTGATATCTTTGCTCTGTCTGTTTCTAGAGATACTATTACATCATATATGTTGTTTGTCTTGTAAAATATTTTTTTTACTTTGTATATGAAGTTATCTGTATTTGTTCTTGTGTCAATGTTGGTTCTAAATTCACCTGTTTTGATTTGGTTTATAGTTTCGAAAACTTCTTTTTCTGAGACTAATTTTAATTTTTCATGTTCATAAAGTTTGTATGCATCTAAATAAAAGAAAGATATGAAGTTTAGTAGTGATACTGAAATTATTGACAGTAGGAATACTAGCATTAATGCGATGATTAGAGCTGTAGCAGAGTTATTTGACATAGTGATCTGAAGATGATATGAGTTTTTTAGTAGTTATGATTGTTTCAATGATAGATGTTATTTCTTTTTGGGCTTCTTGTATTTTACTTACGAAGAGTTTTGTTTCATTTTCTATTGTTTTGTCATCTGTTGATATTTTGGATAGTAATAAACTTGTTTCGTTGAGTTGGTCTACAAGTTTTTGGGATTGAAATTTATCTACAAGGTTAATTTGATCTGCTAGATTATGGATTTGATTTATTTTGGATTTTGTTTTGTTTATATCATCTAATATTGTTTCAATTTTTTGTACTATATCTGACATTTTCAAAACTTCAGAGTCGTAAGAAATGAAGGCCTTTTTTATTTCGTTACTTAGGTTAGCTATGTTGTTCTCAAACTCGGAAAGATTATAATTTACTATTTTTGATATTTCCATCATCCTGTTAAGTATTTTACTAAACTGTATAGATATAAACTTAAACTCACCAGGATATCCTACTTTTGCCATTTCAAGTTGAAAGTTTATAAATATCATCTCAATTTCTTTTGCTAATCTTTCAATTTTGTTTAAGCTTGAAGTTATTACGGTGTTTGAGGTTTTTATCATGTATGATGTGCTTTCTTCTATTTTTGATAGGAATCTTGACATTGAAGACATATTATCATAGAGTGTTTTCAGACTATCTTTTATGTTTTTGATATTCTCTGATATTTCTTTTAAATTGCTAGATAAGTTTTTTGAGAAAGTTTTTTTGATATGTTCCGTTTTGAATTGTATTTCAGTGAGTTTAGAGTTAAGCTCTGATGAAAGAGAAGCGTACTTGTAGATGTTTTTTCTAGTATTTGATAGGTTAAGAATTGGTATGTTTTTGTTAAGTATTTTATTCTTGAAATTTTCTAATGAGAAAATAGCTGTTTTTGATGAAGATATAATTCTATCTGGTATGTTTTCTATATCTTCTAGCGTTTTCTCTAGTATTTTATCAACTGCTGATGATATGTCACTTAGTTGGTTTACATCTCTTATTACATCCTCTATGTCATACATGCTGAAGACTGTCATTTTTTCTCTTTTTTCCTTCCAGTTTAATAACATATTGTTAATACTGTTTAATACTTTCTTCATTGTGATATGAGATACTAAGAACAGAATAGATAGTACTACTATATTTGCTGCAATTATTAATATTTGGCCTAGGATTCCTGCACCTAATAATTTGTCTGACGAGATTAGTAGGGAACTCATAAGGAAGGTAATTGTGATTAGTAATGGATAGATA
This genomic window from Brevinematales bacterium contains:
- a CDS encoding polymer-forming cytoskeletal protein — translated: MPPKQEGIINSIIGEGSVFQGRFFVNGSVQIDGKFEGEISTNEQILIGETGKVKTDVLRAKSVIVSGIVIGGIEAQESVKLTETGRVLGNIITPQLEVKPGVILKGEVIITAGQKKDVDKIIEDAYNTGPSIPQTKETDKKFEL
- a CDS encoding V-type ATP synthase subunit B, encoding MDLFIPEKVVEGAKEIKGPLMVLENVPDVGYDEVAEIELETGEIRHAKVLKSGERAITLQVFEGTFGINKEKVKVRFKATPLRIGVSKRMLGRIYNGAGVPIDGFVETDYEDIRDVNGLPINPFMRRYPRDFAETGISSIDLMNSLVRGQKLPIFSAAGLPHNELAAQIASQVKIKGATKENFGVVFAAMGVKYDDAYFFKKVFEETGAINNTILFLNLANDPPIERLITPRVALTVAEFLAFEKNMHIVVILTDITNYAEALREVATALGEIPARKGFPGYMYSDLATIYERAGRVKGAEGSITQIPILSMPNDDITHPIPDLTGYITEGQIVLSRELHNKGIYPPVDVLPSLSRLMKEGIGEEKTRDDHASVSNQLYALYARVKEVRNIASIVGEEELGPREKLILKFGNLFEQKLIGQKFTERRTIEESLEIGWNLLSMFPPDELTSITRATISKYYKENIREKTKKEFEF
- a CDS encoding EscU/YscU/HrcU family type III secretion system export apparatus switch protein → MKKAVALKYEPSEMSAPQVISKGVGILADKIIEIAQEHNIPIIKSEVVEPLMSIKIRSEIPPELYQAIAEIIAYVYKLVRDNHKGA